Proteins from a genomic interval of Fibrobacter sp.:
- a CDS encoding NUDIX domain-containing protein, translating into MLVDGIEFTFAPEIAADDYQVVLDCNFFRDWLSAVKSKFRVQKIHFASVDFFRKEHRPLFIKLSATATLSDNRPVNGIVVLRGNAVGVLVVLRCEGEKYLLLVRQPRLAISETTSLEIPAGILDWSGDYRKVALSELEEEAQIVADDSELIDLTEFWWKGSTPGFAGSCGLLDERIRLYAIERDVTREQLDAMNGKNQTYVEENEWIRTEVLPYEEAAHKFVDGKNLIALFLYERWLEANAVTSR; encoded by the coding sequence ATGCTTGTTGACGGTATTGAATTTACGTTTGCCCCCGAGATCGCGGCAGACGATTACCAGGTCGTTCTCGACTGCAATTTTTTCAGGGACTGGCTTTCGGCGGTAAAGTCCAAGTTCAGGGTGCAGAAGATTCATTTTGCTTCGGTCGACTTTTTTAGGAAGGAACACCGTCCGCTGTTTATTAAGTTGTCTGCGACGGCGACTCTTTCGGACAATCGCCCTGTCAACGGAATCGTGGTTCTGCGCGGGAACGCGGTGGGCGTGCTTGTGGTGCTGCGCTGCGAAGGCGAAAAGTACCTGCTGCTCGTGCGCCAGCCCCGCCTGGCCATTTCCGAGACGACATCCCTCGAAATACCCGCGGGAATTCTCGACTGGAGCGGAGACTACCGCAAGGTGGCGCTTTCTGAACTGGAAGAAGAAGCGCAGATTGTGGCCGACGATTCGGAACTGATCGACCTTACCGAATTCTGGTGGAAGGGCTCGACTCCCGGTTTTGCGGGCAGCTGCGGGCTCTTGGACGAGCGTATTCGGTTGTACGCAATTGAACGCGACGTGACCCGTGAGCAGCTCGATGCCATGAATGGGAAAAACCAGACCTATGTCGAAGAGAACGAGTGGATCCGCACGGAAGTGCTCCCGTACGAAGAAGCCGCCCACAAGTTTGTGGACGGCAAGAATCTGATTGCTCTTTTCCTTTACGAACGCTGGCTGGAAGCTAATGCGGTTACTAGTCGCTAG
- a CDS encoding peptidase M23, with the protein MAEGFSEHRCKKKYKSKRRNYPVVRVFLLCLFFFLFIKLGFAEKLVNMLPLPENEEVVVNDWKAKCESMRGTPFELNGGLGQCSWVVSDSVFFLPNDFLRYVASQAKTPHAKLHWIAPREDFSSAVLVQREDSLVYTYLHVMGQDSLFYWVSIDNGCRYPGICPRQPLDWSAVTITGDFDFEGKESMLTMDAMLGIGEAPIHPILPGYVLSSGKDSLGHFVELDHGNNITSRMSGMYPVNPADTVPFIVGEYLDMNSTVGRLAPRDSAKFFLTVRQNGFFVRWADLYAQTHPLDSVEIAKFVKQIKL; encoded by the coding sequence ATGGCTGAAGGCTTTTCGGAACATCGTTGTAAAAAGAAGTACAAGTCTAAACGGCGGAACTATCCGGTAGTCCGGGTGTTCCTCCTGTGCCTTTTCTTTTTCCTTTTCATAAAGCTGGGTTTTGCCGAGAAGCTGGTGAACATGCTCCCGCTTCCGGAAAACGAGGAGGTCGTGGTAAACGACTGGAAGGCGAAGTGCGAGTCGATGCGCGGGACTCCGTTCGAACTGAACGGCGGGCTCGGACAGTGCTCCTGGGTCGTTTCCGATTCCGTATTCTTCTTGCCGAACGATTTCTTGCGGTATGTCGCGTCGCAGGCGAAGACTCCGCATGCCAAGTTGCATTGGATCGCACCGCGTGAGGATTTTTCGAGCGCCGTTCTTGTACAGCGGGAGGACTCGTTAGTTTATACGTACCTCCACGTGATGGGCCAGGATTCGCTCTTTTACTGGGTGAGCATCGACAACGGCTGCCGCTATCCGGGAATCTGTCCCAGGCAACCGCTCGACTGGTCGGCGGTCACCATCACCGGCGACTTTGACTTCGAAGGCAAGGAATCGATGCTTACGATGGACGCCATGCTCGGCATAGGGGAGGCGCCTATCCATCCGATTCTTCCGGGCTACGTGCTTTCTTCGGGAAAGGATTCCCTGGGGCATTTCGTGGAACTCGATCACGGGAACAACATCACCTCGCGCATGTCGGGCATGTATCCTGTGAATCCCGCCGATACGGTTCCGTTCATCGTCGGCGAATATCTCGACATGAATTCTACGGTCGGTCGCCTTGCCCCGCGCGACAGCGCGAAGTTCTTCCTCACCGTGCGTCAGAACGGTTTCTTTGTGCGCTGGGCCGATCTCTATGCGCAGACGCATCCGCTCGACAGTGTCGAAATTGCTAAATTCGTAAAGCAGATAAAGCTTTAG
- a CDS encoding STAS domain-containing protein, whose translation MTQLKNYREVGIFDLLSAPLNPIGAFDAEQFKKDARKLIDDNPDDKFVAVDLTGLDFVYSDAYNAFVQFQSELSSKGGMLALLSNSPSIADGLRKAGLDRSLKVFSFEAEMMSFSLHSRGPAESPAAQEPAPAAPVEPEPSPVASQNGSMAESDMRSERRTSHNRRFTKSFNAVVKDEKKLAAKGMNMPFEEESSSGKTVFFIILILLLLGGGLAAYFLM comes from the coding sequence ATGACGCAATTGAAGAACTATCGCGAAGTTGGCATTTTTGACTTGTTGTCCGCACCGCTCAATCCGATTGGGGCGTTTGACGCTGAGCAGTTCAAGAAGGACGCCCGCAAGTTGATCGATGACAATCCCGATGATAAGTTCGTGGCGGTCGACCTGACTGGGCTCGATTTCGTTTATAGCGATGCCTACAATGCTTTTGTGCAGTTCCAGAGTGAACTTTCGAGTAAGGGGGGCATGCTTGCTCTCCTCAGCAACAGTCCTTCCATCGCCGACGGTCTCAGGAAGGCTGGCCTCGATCGCTCGCTCAAGGTGTTCTCGTTCGAAGCCGAGATGATGTCGTTCTCCCTGCATAGCCGCGGGCCGGCAGAATCTCCTGCTGCACAGGAACCCGCTCCTGCCGCTCCGGTGGAGCCGGAACCGTCTCCGGTCGCGTCGCAGAATGGCTCCATGGCGGAAAGCGATATGCGGTCCGAACGCCGCACCAGCCATAACCGTCGCTTTACCAAGAGTTTCAATGCGGTCGTGAAAGACGAGAAGAAGCTTGCCGCGAAGGGCATGAACATGCCTTTCGAGGAAGAATCCTCCTCGGGCAAGACCGTATTCTTCATTATCCTTATCCTTCTGCTGCTCGGTGGCGGTCTTGCCGCCTATTTCCTGATGTAA